From one Rhodothermia bacterium genomic stretch:
- a CDS encoding carboxypeptidase-like regulatory domain-containing protein: MDKVLIIVLLCIGLSCSNNRFTQQSTIKGTYNVKRRSEATHARITGYVKDKETGKVLSSANISIVGNEKIGTIADKNGFFKLEIYPGCVQISVTNVGNTDLKTKPLKIGVNEQIEIEFYLGTYIIK; encoded by the coding sequence ATGGATAAGGTATTGATAATAGTTCTCTTATGTATCGGACTTTCTTGTTCGAATAATAGATTTACCCAGCAGTCAACGATAAAAGGGACATATAATGTTAAAAGACGAAGTGAAGCCACTCATGCTCGAATTACAGGATATGTAAAGGACAAAGAGACTGGTAAGGTATTATCTTCAGCAAATATATCCATAGTAGGCAATGAGAAAATAGGAACAATAGCAGATAAAAATGGATTTTTTAAACTTGAAATATATCCCGGTTGTGTTCAAATCAGTGTGACGAATGTTGGCAATACTGATTTAAAGACGAAGCCTTTAAAAATTGGTGTAAATGAGCAAATTGAGATAGAGTTTTATTTGGGAACATACATAATAAAATAA